The region CGCGCAGGTGAGCGATGATCGAGGCCATGCGCCCGGTCAGTTCGCTGATCAGTTTGAGATTGCCCCGGGCCTCTTCCGTCCGTTGATGATCGAGCAGCACTTCGGCGTTTTCCGCGTAGCTGCGGATGGCCGCCAGTGGTTGATTGAGTTCGTGGCTAATGCTCGCGGACATCGTCCCCAGCGCGGACAGCTTGCCGGCTTGCACCAAGTCATCCTGGGCGCGCACCAGTTCCTGCTGGGCCTGCTCGCGTTCGAGCACTTCCTGTTTCAGGCGCCGGTTGAGGCCTTCGAGGTCGCTGGTACGCTCCGCCACTCGTCCTTCCAGTTCTCGCCGAGCCTTGGCTTCGAAGGCAATCCGGTCCAGATAGTGGCGGCGGCGCTGCATCATCAGACCGAGCAGCAGCATCACCACCAGCAACGTCGCGCCTCCGACCGCCACGACCGTGCGCACGGGGCGGTCGATCAAGGTTCGTGGCGCGAGGATGCTCACGCTCCAGCCGGTCTCTTCGATCTGTTGAGTTTGAGTCAACCAGGCGTTGGGGCTGAGTCGCAGCGGTTTGGGCTCGCGGGTCGGATACGGTTGAATCGCGGTGATTGCCTTGTTTTCTGCGTCACTCAACTCACGGGTCGAGCGGAAGCGCCACTCGGGACGCGAGGTCAGGATAACGACGCCGTTTTGATCGGTCATCAGCAACTGTTCCGGGGTTTTGCCCCAGAGGCTTTCTGTGCGGTCGAGGTCGACCTTGACCACCAGCACGCCGATCACCTTCTCACGGTCGCGCACGGCGGCGGCGAAGAAGTAACCGCGTTTGGCCGAGGTAGTGCCCAGCCCGAAAAAACGCCCCAGATGCCCGGCCATGGCTTCACTGAAATAAGGTCGGAAGGAAAAGTTGCGGCCGACGAAGGTGTCCTTTTGGTCCCAATTGGAGGCGGCCAGTGTTTTGCCTGTGGTGTCCATCAGGTACATGACTTCGGCACCGGTCTGGGCGCTGATGTTTTTCAGCAGGCGATTGGCGTTGCCCTGTGTCACGCCGTCGTCCGGCGCGGCGAGGGTGGCGCGCAGGGCGGGCAGGTCGCCGAGGATCTGCGGCAGCACTTCATAGCGGTGCAGGGTGCCCAGCAGGTTGGCGACGTAGAGATCGAGGGTCTGGCGGTTCTGCCCGGCCAGTTCGCTACGGTAATAGCGCTCGGCCAGGTGCT is a window of Pseudomonas sp. DC1.2 DNA encoding:
- a CDS encoding sensor histidine kinase, whose product is MTPTLPRRPRWRSLALLALCLAPLLWPLEHLAERYYRSELAGQNRQTLDLYVANLLGTLHRYEVLPQILGDLPALRATLAAPDDGVTQGNANRLLKNISAQTGAEVMYLMDTTGKTLAASNWDQKDTFVGRNFSFRPYFSEAMAGHLGRFFGLGTTSAKRGYFFAAAVRDREKVIGVLVVKVDLDRTESLWGKTPEQLLMTDQNGVVILTSRPEWRFRSTRELSDAENKAITAIQPYPTREPKPLRLSPNAWLTQTQQIEETGWSVSILAPRTLIDRPVRTVVAVGGATLLVVMLLLGLMMQRRRHYLDRIAFEAKARRELEGRVAERTSDLEGLNRRLKQEVLEREQAQQELVRAQDDLVQAGKLSALGTMSASISHELNQPLAAIRSYAENAEVLLDHQRTEEARGNLKLISELTGRMASIIAHLRAFARRDRHAPESVALQPALDDALALLAKRRRSMEVELIRDLPAATLWVEAGETRLRQVLGNLLANALDALTEKGPPRKLWLSAQSTADGVNLCIRDNGPGFCMEALGRAGEPFYTTKTRTQGLGLGLAICDTLMRAFGGELSFSNHKEGGALITLKLRAGAPGVSVQPSEDRSA